A single Prevotella sp. E15-22 DNA region contains:
- a CDS encoding membrane dipeptidase — protein MKQFDLNAVMADMHQTFPVAQRRPVIGITGNYGDLTCKLGEGYYKQVVAAGGVPFIIPPVADEAVLVNALNQVDAVLLSGGADINPLYQGEDPVPQLGGINSERDLPELLLARLAFNRQLPMLGICRGIQTLAMALGGKVAQHISTDIKHSQDADRSEPTHAVTIEKDSILYKIYNGGQNATLYVNSFHHQAVSEAGAHFRVVAKSSDGVIEAIESAEFKPVLGVQWHPECMGESGLPLFRWLVDEAEKFQKVKLTHHSILTLDTHCDTPMFFPQNVDFGSRDPRILVDLHKMTEGRLDATIMVAYLPQPTDQPRQFADNIFDQIEVMVARNSDYLALARTPDELWANKYMGKKSIMLGIENGIALDGNLQNLRHFKERGIVYVTLCHNGDNEICDSARGEQTHGGVSAFGAQVISEMNRLGIMVDLSHAHEKSFYDALELSKTPIVCSHSSARALCDHPRNLTDDQMRALAQKGGVAQTTLYHGFLKKDGEATILDAMAHLEHAIDVMGIDHVGLGTDFDGDGGVRGLADASELLNFTRQLLARRFNRQDIQKIWGGNFLRVMQQVQQAAE, from the coding sequence ATGAAGCAGTTTGATCTGAACGCCGTTATGGCCGACATGCATCAGACTTTCCCTGTGGCACAGCGTCGGCCGGTCATTGGCATCACAGGTAACTATGGTGACCTGACCTGTAAGTTGGGCGAGGGCTATTATAAGCAGGTGGTGGCGGCTGGAGGCGTGCCGTTTATCATTCCGCCAGTGGCCGATGAGGCTGTGCTGGTGAACGCACTGAACCAGGTTGACGCCGTACTGCTGAGTGGCGGTGCCGACATCAATCCGCTTTACCAAGGTGAGGACCCTGTACCGCAGTTAGGAGGCATTAACAGCGAGCGCGACCTGCCCGAGTTGCTCTTGGCGCGTCTGGCTTTCAACCGCCAGTTGCCCATGTTGGGCATCTGTCGTGGCATCCAGACACTGGCCATGGCCTTGGGTGGCAAGGTGGCCCAGCATATCAGTACCGATATCAAGCATTCGCAGGATGCCGACCGTTCGGAGCCTACGCATGCTGTTACCATTGAAAAAGACTCTATCTTATATAAAATATATAATGGTGGTCAGAACGCCACATTATATGTTAACTCGTTCCATCATCAGGCTGTGAGCGAGGCTGGTGCGCATTTTCGCGTGGTAGCCAAGTCCAGCGATGGTGTGATTGAGGCCATCGAGAGTGCGGAATTCAAGCCTGTTTTGGGTGTGCAGTGGCATCCTGAGTGCATGGGCGAGAGTGGTTTGCCCCTCTTCCGCTGGCTGGTGGACGAGGCTGAGAAATTTCAAAAGGTAAAGCTGACGCATCATAGCATCCTGACGCTGGATACGCATTGTGACACGCCCATGTTCTTTCCACAGAATGTGGACTTTGGCAGTCGCGACCCACGCATCTTGGTAGACTTGCATAAGATGACGGAAGGACGACTTGATGCCACGATTATGGTGGCCTATCTGCCGCAGCCTACCGACCAACCCAGGCAGTTTGCTGATAATATCTTCGACCAGATTGAGGTGATGGTGGCGCGCAACAGCGACTATCTGGCATTGGCGCGTACGCCCGATGAACTGTGGGCGAACAAGTATATGGGTAAGAAGAGTATCATGCTGGGCATCGAGAACGGTATTGCCCTAGATGGCAACTTGCAGAATCTGCGCCATTTCAAGGAGCGCGGCATTGTGTATGTCACACTGTGTCATAATGGTGATAATGAGATATGCGACTCGGCCCGTGGTGAACAGACGCACGGCGGCGTGAGTGCTTTTGGCGCACAGGTCATCAGCGAGATGAACCGCCTGGGCATCATGGTAGACCTGAGTCATGCCCACGAAAAGAGCTTCTACGACGCGCTGGAGCTGTCGAAGACGCCTATTGTGTGTAGCCACAGTTCGGCACGCGCGTTATGTGATCATCCCCGCAATCTGACCGACGACCAGATGCGTGCGTTGGCACAAAAGGGTGGTGTGGCACAAACAACTCTCTATCATGGCTTCTTGAAAAAGGATGGCGAGGCTACAATACTCGACGCTATGGCCCATCTGGAGCATGCCATCGACGTGATGGGCATCGACCATGTGGGACTGGGTACCGACTTCGATGGTGATGGTGGCGTGCGTGGACTGGCTGATGCCAGCGAGTTGCTGAACTTCACCCGTCAGTTGCTGGCCCGCAGGTTTAACAGACAGGACATCCAGAAGATATGGGGTGGCAACTTCCTGCGTGTGATGCAGCAGGTACAGCAGGCTGCAGAATAA
- a CDS encoding Lrp/AsnC family transcriptional regulator, translating into MEKIDNLDKKILSILSKNARIPFKDVAAECGVSRAAIHQRVQRLIDSDVITGSGFDVNPKSLGYSTCTYVGINLERGSMYKDVVKRLDLIPEVVECHFTTGPYTMMVKLYARDNEQLMHLINEQLQGIPGVVATETLISLEQSIKREIPVHFEEID; encoded by the coding sequence ATGGAGAAAATTGATAACCTAGACAAGAAGATTTTGAGCATCTTGTCAAAAAACGCACGAATTCCCTTTAAGGATGTCGCCGCAGAGTGTGGCGTGTCGCGTGCAGCCATTCATCAGCGTGTTCAGCGCCTGATTGACAGCGACGTGATTACTGGTAGCGGTTTCGACGTGAACCCCAAGTCGCTGGGCTACAGTACTTGTACCTATGTGGGTATTAATCTGGAGCGCGGCTCCATGTACAAGGATGTGGTGAAGCGCCTCGACTTGATTCCTGAGGTGGTGGAATGCCACTTTACCACAGGTCCATACACCATGATGGTGAAGCTCTACGCACGCGACAACGAGCAACTGATGCACCTGATTAACGAGCAGTTGCAGGGCATCCCTGGCGTGGTGGCCACAGAGACACTTATCTCTTTGGAACAGAGCATCAAGCGCGAGATTCCCGTACACTTTGAGGAGATAGACTAA
- a CDS encoding gluconate 5-dehydrogenase, translating to MANLFSLEGKVALVTGAAYGIGFAIAEALAQAGAEIAFNCRGEEHLQKALADYEAKGIKAHGYLCDVTNEEQVEKMVADIRKELGHIDILVNNAGIIKRIPMHEMKREEFQQVIDIDLVGPFIMTKAVITEMMERKEGKIINICSMMSELGRETVSAYAAAKGGLKMLTRNICSEYGEYNIQCNAIGPGYIATPQTAPLRERQADGSRHPFDSFICAKTPAGRWLNPEELAGPAVFLASHASDAVNGHILYVDGGILAYIGKQPK from the coding sequence ATGGCAAATCTATTTTCGTTAGAGGGAAAGGTGGCACTTGTCACGGGTGCTGCTTATGGTATTGGTTTTGCAATTGCCGAGGCACTGGCTCAGGCAGGTGCCGAGATTGCCTTTAACTGTCGTGGTGAGGAACATCTGCAGAAGGCTCTGGCCGACTATGAGGCTAAGGGCATCAAGGCGCATGGCTATCTCTGTGATGTGACTAACGAGGAGCAGGTAGAGAAGATGGTGGCCGACATCCGTAAGGAGCTGGGCCATATAGATATCCTTGTGAACAACGCTGGCATCATCAAGCGCATACCTATGCACGAGATGAAGCGTGAGGAGTTCCAGCAGGTCATTGATATCGACCTGGTGGGCCCGTTCATCATGACCAAGGCGGTGATTACTGAGATGATGGAGCGCAAGGAGGGTAAGATCATCAATATCTGCTCGATGATGAGTGAACTAGGTCGCGAGACTGTGTCGGCCTATGCTGCCGCTAAGGGCGGACTGAAGATGCTGACCAGAAACATCTGCTCGGAGTATGGCGAGTATAACATCCAGTGCAACGCCATTGGCCCAGGTTATATTGCTACGCCTCAGACGGCTCCGCTGCGCGAACGTCAGGCAGATGGCTCTCGTCATCCGTTCGATTCGTTCATCTGTGCCAAGACGCCTGCTGGCCGCTGGCTTAACCCTGAGGAGTTGGCAGGACCTGCTGTGTTCCTGGCTTCGCATGCCTCAGACGCTGTGAATGGCCATATCCTTTATGTAGACGGTGGTATCTTGGCTTATATCGGCAAACAGCCAAAATAA
- a CDS encoding endonuclease/exonuclease/phosphatase family protein gives MLKHIKNTILAMLTGASVFSALLMVAVGYSDQLSPVEHPLLACAGLVFPFLIVANLLLMVFLIFVKWKLALIPLMGFALAYVPIRTYFPINLSEGSPADDAITVVSYNVCGFGGNYKYEQAVDTVAGYLRRVDADIVCLQEDMGGKGGSGFDKMKELYPYNDTVHVSGADQLVNAVGIHTRFPIVGKERIDYRSIANGSVAFYLKIADDTVIVINNHLESTHLSTAERNRYKEVLKGEMEHEKASEEVHLIAGKLGENMARRAPQAEAVHDYIVAHRQYPIIVCGDFNDTPISYSRRTIAQGLTDCFVTAGCGFGLSYNQKGFNLRIDHMMCSDHFRPYRCYIDNKMDASDHYPLICTLGKCDNH, from the coding sequence ATGCTGAAGCACATCAAGAACACAATCCTGGCAATGCTGACAGGTGCCAGTGTCTTCTCGGCCCTGCTGATGGTGGCTGTGGGTTACAGCGACCAACTCAGTCCGGTGGAGCATCCGCTGCTGGCCTGCGCTGGCTTGGTGTTTCCTTTCTTGATTGTGGCTAATCTGTTGCTGATGGTCTTCCTGATCTTCGTAAAATGGAAGCTGGCACTGATTCCCCTGATGGGTTTCGCGCTCGCGTATGTACCTATACGAACCTATTTCCCTATCAATCTGTCGGAAGGGTCGCCTGCCGACGATGCTATCACGGTGGTGTCGTATAACGTGTGTGGCTTTGGCGGCAACTATAAATACGAGCAGGCGGTGGACACTGTGGCAGGCTATCTGCGACGGGTGGATGCTGATATCGTCTGCTTGCAGGAGGATATGGGTGGAAAAGGGGGTAGCGGCTTCGACAAGATGAAGGAGCTCTACCCCTACAACGATACTGTTCACGTGTCTGGCGCTGACCAGTTGGTTAATGCAGTGGGTATCCATACGCGTTTCCCCATTGTTGGAAAAGAACGTATTGACTATAGGTCTATTGCCAATGGTTCTGTGGCTTTCTATCTGAAGATAGCCGATGATACCGTCATTGTGATTAATAACCACCTGGAAAGCACGCACTTGTCTACTGCCGAGCGAAACCGCTATAAGGAAGTGTTGAAGGGTGAGATGGAGCACGAGAAGGCCAGCGAAGAGGTGCACCTAATTGCTGGAAAACTGGGTGAGAACATGGCCAGAAGGGCACCGCAGGCCGAGGCCGTTCACGACTATATCGTGGCACATCGTCAGTATCCGATTATTGTGTGTGGCGACTTCAACGACACGCCTATTTCCTATTCCCGTCGTACCATTGCTCAAGGACTCACCGACTGCTTCGTGACTGCTGGTTGCGGCTTCGGGCTGTCTTATAATCAGAAAGGATTCAACCTGCGCATCGACCATATGATGTGTTCGGACCATTTTCGTCCATACCGCTGTTATATTGATAATAAAATGGATGCAAGTGACCATTATCCATTAATTTGTACACTTGGAAAGTGCGATAATCATTAA
- a CDS encoding HU family DNA-binding protein, translating into MNKTELVEKIAAGAGLSKVDAKKALDATVAAIKDALKAGDKVALVGFGTFAVSERPAREGINPATKAKIKIAAKKVAKFKAGAELADALN; encoded by the coding sequence ATGAACAAGACAGAATTAGTCGAGAAGATTGCAGCTGGTGCTGGTCTCTCAAAAGTTGACGCAAAGAAGGCTCTGGACGCTACTGTAGCAGCTATTAAGGACGCTCTGAAGGCTGGTGATAAGGTGGCTCTCGTTGGTTTCGGTACATTCGCTGTTAGCGAGCGTCCCGCTCGTGAGGGTATCAACCCCGCTACCAAGGCTAAGATTAAGATCGCTGCCAAGAAGGTTGCTAAGTTCAAGGCCGGCGCTGAGCTCGCTGACGCTCTGAACTAA
- a CDS encoding rhomboid family intramembrane serine protease: protein MFRNIPIVTKNLLIINFVVMLMAMLVGSGSPVRSPLTEWGALHFFLASDFNPLQFITYQFLHAGWYHILGNMFALWMFGCMIEETWGSKKFFIYYILCGIGAGLCQEIVQFVEFYFVAISQFPDADFQEVIAILSRSDLNGAYTIGASGAVYGILLAFGMTFPKRVIGVPLTIVALIMLDLVNTHPVIDGVLTLLNNLFFIAIFISFVSPMSTFARSIWRFFFIKPLEARWCVMGYIVLELLFIWKFQFGDDYAHMAHLGGMFFGFLMIMFWRFSEEKKRKETANKYQWNRPVNDTANDMAYNAQKKARQEEIDQILDKIRKSGYDSLSKDEKKRLFEASHEM from the coding sequence ATGTTTCGTAATATTCCGATAGTTACAAAGAACCTGCTCATCATCAATTTTGTGGTAATGTTGATGGCTATGCTCGTGGGTTCTGGCTCTCCAGTACGCTCTCCTCTGACAGAGTGGGGCGCTTTGCATTTCTTTCTGGCTTCTGATTTCAATCCACTTCAATTTATCACCTATCAGTTTCTGCATGCAGGATGGTATCATATCCTTGGCAATATGTTTGCACTGTGGATGTTTGGCTGTATGATTGAGGAAACCTGGGGATCAAAGAAATTCTTTATTTATTACATACTGTGCGGCATTGGTGCAGGTCTGTGCCAAGAGATTGTGCAGTTTGTGGAGTTCTATTTCGTGGCCATCTCGCAGTTTCCTGATGCCGACTTCCAAGAGGTGATAGCCATCTTGAGCCGTAGTGATTTGAATGGCGCATATACGATTGGCGCCTCTGGTGCTGTCTATGGCATCCTATTAGCTTTCGGTATGACTTTCCCTAAGCGTGTCATTGGCGTGCCCTTGACTATCGTGGCTCTGATTATGTTGGATTTGGTCAACACCCATCCTGTGATTGATGGGGTGCTGACACTGTTGAACAACCTCTTCTTCATTGCGATCTTCATCTCGTTTGTCAGTCCTATGAGTACCTTTGCACGCTCCATCTGGCGTTTCTTCTTTATCAAGCCTCTTGAAGCGCGTTGGTGTGTGATGGGATATATTGTATTAGAACTCTTGTTCATCTGGAAATTCCAGTTTGGCGACGACTATGCCCATATGGCTCACTTAGGCGGTATGTTCTTTGGCTTCCTGATGATTATGTTCTGGCGATTCTCGGAAGAGAAGAAAAGGAAAGAGACAGCCAACAAGTATCAATGGAACAGACCAGTCAACGATACTGCCAATGATATGGCGTACAACGCCCAGAAGAAGGCACGTCAGGAGGAGATAGACCAGATTCTCGACAAGATTCGCAAGAGTGGCTACGACAGTCTGTCGAAGGATGAGAAGAAACGACTGTTCGAGGCCAGTCACGAGATGTAA
- a CDS encoding FKBP-type peptidyl-prolyl cis-trans isomerase, translating to MKKIILIALAVMASASFSNIDAAKKKKNDKKEVAKQAVVLTTSSDSLSYASGIAVTNGLMAYVQKQLGVDTAYMADFIQGFNEAVAGMNDKRQKARIAGMEIAEQLNGRMLSGIKEELKDANDSIVDALFYRGFTDILTNDTTVMNMAKAEMLQQEKMNANRKAKTEKLIKMGRDFLAENGKKAGIITTPSGLQYEVLKKGEGEVPQKTDKVKCHYEGRLIDGTVFDSSIKRGEPAVFGLNQVIKGWTEALSLMPVGSKWRLYIPQELGYGERQAGQIPPYSTLIFDVELLSIEK from the coding sequence ATGAAGAAAATCATCCTTATAGCACTCGCCGTCATGGCGAGTGCTTCGTTTAGCAACATTGATGCTGCTAAAAAGAAGAAGAACGACAAGAAAGAGGTGGCAAAGCAGGCTGTGGTGCTGACTACCAGCAGCGACTCGCTGAGCTATGCCTCGGGTATTGCGGTGACCAATGGCTTGATGGCTTATGTCCAGAAGCAGCTGGGTGTTGATACGGCTTATATGGCCGACTTTATCCAGGGTTTTAACGAGGCTGTGGCAGGCATGAACGACAAGCGTCAGAAGGCTCGCATCGCTGGTATGGAGATTGCCGAGCAGTTGAACGGTCGCATGTTGAGCGGTATCAAGGAAGAGTTGAAAGATGCCAACGACTCGATTGTGGACGCCCTGTTCTATCGCGGCTTCACGGATATCCTCACCAACGACACCACCGTTATGAACATGGCTAAGGCCGAGATGCTGCAGCAGGAGAAGATGAATGCCAACAGAAAGGCGAAGACCGAGAAACTGATAAAGATGGGTCGCGACTTCCTGGCAGAGAACGGTAAGAAAGCCGGCATCATCACCACTCCCAGCGGTCTGCAGTACGAGGTGCTGAAGAAGGGTGAGGGCGAGGTGCCCCAGAAGACTGATAAGGTGAAGTGTCACTATGAGGGCCGACTGATTGACGGCACTGTGTTCGACAGCAGCATTAAGCGCGGTGAGCCTGCTGTGTTTGGTCTGAACCAGGTGATCAAGGGATGGACCGAGGCTCTGTCACTGATGCCTGTAGGCTCGAAGTGGCGCCTCTATATTCCTCAGGAGCTGGGCTATGGCGAGCGCCAGGCCGGACAGATTCCTCCCTATTCAACTTTGATCTTTGATGTCGAATTGTTAAGCATCGAGAAATAA